CCGCCATCATCACCGCACCGGACGCACGCGATCAGGACATGATGCAAAAACTAGACGCCGTCGCCGGACGCGTATTGAAGGGTTAAGGGGAGCTTTAGAATATGAAAGTCAACGGCAAGCCCATGCGCACCATCTGGGTGTCTAGCGATGGCCAAGCGGTGGATATCATCGATCAGACCAAACTTCCGTTCGAATTTGAAACGGTGCGTCTGGAAACGGTTCAAGAAGCCGCGCATGCAATTTTCGACATGCTGGTGCGCGGTGCGCCTTTGATCGGCGCCACGGCAGCGTATGGGTATGCCTTGGGCCTGAAAGCCGATCCGTCCGACGCCAACATGGATAAGGTCTATAAAACCCTTTATGAAGCCCGCCCGACCGCAGTGAACCTGCGCTGGGCCATCGATGAGCAAAAGTCCGTTGTAGCGGGCTTGGCACCGGAAGAGCGCTTTGCCGCAGCCTGGCAGCGGGCCCATGAAATCTCCGACGAAGATGTCGAGATTTGCGCCGCCATCGGTGAAAACGGTAAGACCTTGATCGAAGAAGCCTGGATCAAAGCCGACAAATCCCGTCCGGTGAATATCTTGACCCACTGCAACGCGGGTTGGCTCGCCACCGTGGATTGGGGCACGGCCATCGCCCCCATCTACAAAGCGCACGAAGCCGGCATTCCGGTTCACGTCTGGGTCGATGAAACCCGTCCGCGCAACCAAGGTGCCAGCCTCACCGCGTGGGAGCTCAACCAGCACGGCATTCCGCACACGGTGATTGTGGACAACGCAGGCGGTCACTTGATGCAGCACGGCAAAGTCGATCTGTGCATCGTCGGCACCGACCGCACCACGTTCACAGGGGATGTCTGCAACAAGATCGGCACATACCTGAAAGCCTTGGCCGCGTATGACAACGGCGTGCCGTTTTATGTCGCATTGCCGGGGCCGACCATCGACTGGACCATTCAAAACGGTTTCGACATTCCCATCGAAGAACGCGATGATGCCGAAGTCACACAGATGAACGGCAAGGACATGAACGGCAACGTGGTCAACGTGCGCATCGTGTCCGAAGGCTCCAAAGGTGGCAACCCGGCGTTCGACGTCACACCGCGCCGCTTGGTGACCAAGCTGATCACCGAACAAGGCGTGTGCGACGCGTCCGAAGACGGTTTGCGCAATCTTTATCCGAACGCGCTTGGGGTCTAGTCCATGCAGTTTGTGGATCTGCGTCAAAAAGTCATCAAAACCGCACTTGCTCTAAATTCGACAGGGTTGAGCGCGGGCGCGTCGGGCAATGTGTCGGTGCGCGTGCCCGACAAAGACGGCGGTGGCTTTTTGGTGACGCCGTCGGGGGTGAAGTATCACAAGCTGCGCCCCGAAGATATTGTCTACATGGACTTCGAAGGCAACGTGGTCGAAGGCGACTATGTGCCGTCTTCCGAATGGCGCTTTCACATGGATATCTACAACGGCCGCAACTACGCCAAAGCCATCGTGCATGCCCACCCGCCCTACTGCACCGCGCTGGCGTGTCTCAACAAAGAAATCCCGTCGTTCCACTATATGGTCGCGGTGGCGGGCGGCAAAAGCATCCGGTGCTGCCGTTATGAGCCGTTTGGAACGCCGGAACTGTCCGAGGCGGTCTTAGAGGCCCTAGACGGGCGCCGGGCGTGCTTGATGAGCCACCACGGCATGATCGCTTACGGCGACAACCTGGAAAAGGCTTTGAGCTTGGCGGTCGAAGTCGAAGTCCTGGCCCAGCAATATCAATTGGTCCTGTCCATGGGTGAGCCGGAGCTGTTGTCCGACGACGACATGGAACGGGTCATGCACCAGTTTTGGACCTACGGCGACAACGCCCAAAAGATCGAAAATGAAAAGCGCCGCAAGCCGCGCAAAAAATGGTCGGCCAACATCAGCTACCCGAAGCGCTCAACGTTTTATCGGCGCCCGGATGAGAAAGACGGGCTGTAGACACGTAACGTTCTGGTCCACGCTAATCAGTGCTGCGCGCGCTGGGTTTGTCAAAACAAAAGCCCCCGTCTCTTGCGAGACGGGGGCTTTGTGTTTAACCAAACTCAAGTCAGCCGATTAAAGCTTCTTTTGTTTGTCCAGGTCAGCTTGGTATTGTGATTCATACGGACCGTGGGTGTACTCGTCCAAGCACACGCGGCTCCAGATGCGATGCTTGAGCGCATACAACATGGCGGTCAGGATGATGAGGTACAACAGAACTTTCAGGCCAAGCGCTTTGCGCTCTTCCAATTCCGGTTCTGCAGCCCAAGCCAAGAACGTGGTGATCAACTTTGCTTCTTCTTCCAGGCTGACTTCTGTGCCATCCGGGAACTCTACGCTTTCGCCGTAAAGCGGTTGCGCCATAGCAATGGCGTGACCGGGGAAGTATTCGTTGTAGTTCAAGCCTTCGGGGATCGAGACACCTTCCGGAGCTTCGTCTTTGTAACCCACCAACAGGGAGTACAAGTAGTCCGGACCACCCTTGCGGGCTTTGGTCATGACCGACAGATCCGGCGGAACTGCGCCGTTGGCAGCAGCGGCTGCCTTGTCGTTCGGATACGGAGCAACGATGCGGTCCGACAGACGCGCGGGACGTTCGAACATCTCGCCTTCGTCATCGGGGCCGTCGGTGACTTCGTACTCGGCAGCCAATTCTTTGGCTTCGTCTTCGGTCCAGCCGATGTCGACCAAGTTGCGGTAGGCAACCATGTCCATGGAGTGACAGCCGTTACAGACTTCGAAGAAGATCTGTCCGCCTTTTTTCACATCCTCACGGTCGAACGTACCGAACATGCCTTCCCAGGACCAGTCGATGTCGACGGGTTTCACGGCTCCACCAGCGGCGGTTGCCGAAGTGGCGCTCAGTCCAAGGGCTAAGCCCACGGTTGCTGCAATAAACAGTTTACGCATGGCTTAGTCCTCCTTCGCGCGGCAGTTCTTCGCCACTTCTTCGTAGATCGAGCTCGGCAGAGGCTTGGTTTTTTCGAGTTTACCAAGCAACGGCAAGATGATCAGGAAGTGAGCAAAGTAGTAAGCGGTTGCGATCTGACCCCAGATGAGCATTTCCATGCCCAAGAGCAGATCCGTCGGCGAATGGAAGCCGATGTAGCCCAAGAAGATGCAGTCCAGGAAGAAGATCCAGTACAGCTGCTTGAAGACCGGACGGAACTTACCGGAACGGACTTTGGACGTATCCAACCAAGGCAGCACGAACAGGATCAACACACCTGCGAACATCAACAACACACCACCCAGCTTGCTTTCGACAGCACGCAAGATCGCGTAGAACGGCAAGAAGTACCATTCCGGGACGATGTGCGGCGGCGTCACCATCGGGTTGGCCGGGATGTAGTTGTCCGGCTCACCGAAGAAGTTCGGCGCGTAGAAAACAAAGAACATGTAGAAGATCAGGAAGATGCCCAGACCGAACAAGTCTTTGATGGTGTAGTACGGGTGGAACGGCATCATGTCCTGCGGGGTTTTGATGTCGATACCCAGCGGGTTGTTGGACTTGTGAACGTGCAGCGCCCACAGGTGAACCACAACAACCATGACCAAGACCATCGGCAACAGGTAGTGGAACACGAAGAAGCGGTTGATGGTCGGAAGATCGACCGAGAAACCACCCCAGATCCATGTCACGATGTAGTCACCGACAACCGGGAATGCAGAGAACAGGTTGGTGATAACCGTTGCACCCCAGAAGCTCATTTGGCCCCAAGGCAGAACGTAACCCATAAACGCGGTGGCCATCATCAACAGATAGATGACAACACCAACCATCCACAAGATTTCGCGGGGCGCCTTGTAGGAACCGTAGTACATGCCGCGGAACATGTGGATGTAGACGACGATGAAGAACATCGACGCGCCGTTCATGTGCAGATAGCGCAAGAGCCAACCGTAGTTGACATCGCGCACGATGCGTTCAACCGATGCAAAAGCCACATCAACGTGCGGCTGGTAATGCATGGCCAAGAAAATACCCGTGGCCAACATGATCACCAAAACGATGCCGGCGAGAGAACCGAAGTTCCACCAGTAGTTCAGGTTTTTCGGCGTGGGGTACGAAATTACGTTGTGATCGGCGTAGGAAAAAATCGGTAACCGATCATCGATCCATTGAACCAAGCGGTTCGAATATTGACTGCTACTCATGACCGCTTATCCAATCTTAATCATCAATTCATCAGTAAAGACATACTGAGGAACCGGGAGGTTGAGCGGAGCCGGACCCTTGCGGATGCGGCCGGATGTATCGTAGTGCGAACCGTGGCACGGGCAGTACCAACCGCCGAATTCACCGCGGTCGTCACCGGTTTTTTGACCGGACGGGATGCAGCCCAAGTGGGTGCAAACACCAACGGTGATCAGCCATTCAGGCTTTTGCACACGATCGGCGTCCGTTTGCGGGTCGCGCAGGTCGTCCACAGCCACGGCGCTTGCAGCTTCGATTTCGGCTGCGGTGCGGTGGCGAACGAAGACCGGCTTACCACGCCACATCACGGTGATGGACTGACCAACTTCGATGGAGGACAAGTCCACCTCGGTCGAAGCCAGAGCCAACGTGTCTTTGGCGGGGTTAATGGAGTGAATAAAGGGCCAAGCCGCTGTGGCTACGCCCGCCGCGCCGAGCGCGGTAGTGGATAGCAAAAGGAAGTCACGGCGAGGGCCGTCTACCTCTGGAGTGTTCGTGGGATTATCCGTCATGATGACGCCTTTCCTGACCTTGGTCACAGGCTTTTCACAAGCTCACGGCGGGAAGCTTTTTTTATAGGGGTAGACGTTGAGATCCACCCCTTGGACCGCATTTGCGCTGCCCGTTTAGCCACCCTGCCAAACGTTCAAACGAGCCTGTCAAAGAATAGACCTGCTCGCATTCGGCACACGTATAATGGAAATCCACACTAGAAAAAAGGGAAAATTTTAACTGACTCTAATATAATAAGTTTGCGGTTGCGAAGTGAAACCTGGAAAAGTACCTAAAATCATGAACTTAGCCCAATTTCAGCCCGATATCCCCCAAAACACCGGAACACTTTTACGCATGTGTGCATGCCTCGATATTCACGCTGATATCATCGAGCCCTGCGGGTTTGTCTTCTCAAGTAAGCACTTAAGACGTTCGGGGATGGACTATTTAGACTTAGCTGAGGTCACCCGGCACACGTCTTGGACCGAATTTCGTCAACAAAGACAATTAGATGAGGGGCGCCGAGTGGTGCTTTTGACGACCAAGGCGGATGAGTTATACACAGGTTTCCGATTCCAGCCGGACGATGTGTTGCTTTTGGGCTCCGAAAGCACCGGCGCGCCGGCTTATGTCCACGACGTTGTGGATGCGCGCATCACCATTGCCATGGCCGACAACACCCGCTCGCTCAACATTGCGGTCGCGGCGGCGATGGTGGTGGGGGAAGCTTTGCGCCAAACCCGGGAACTTTAGGTTCTCAGAACGTGATTGAGCCGGTCCAAGCAATCTTCCCGGTTCGGACGGAAGTCCTGTGAACGCCACCAGTCTTTCACGGTGTTCAGTGCCTGGCCGATTTCAGGGCCGTGCAGCCCCCCTAAGTCAATGACGTCTTGGCCGCGCAGCGGGAAGGGCGGGATTTGGGTGGTGATGGCCGTTTCAATCAGCGAGCGCCAGCGCTCTGTGCGGTCCCGGGGTAGGTGAGAGACCAGAGCCAATTCTGCCGCCCAAGCCAAAAGCCCCCGGTCCACAACACTGTCGCTGCCCACATCCATGTGCGCTTGGCGCAATTGGGACTCGCTCATGGTTTCAAAGATTGTGGGGCCCGGCGCGGTCATGGCCAAAAGGTGTTTCTTTTCGCGGTTGGAGAACTTTAGTCGCACCGCGACGGCTTCGACCTCGGCGGGGCTTAAGCCTGGGTCCAGCAGGGCGGCCAAGCGGCGCACGGGATCGATTTCGACGCCGTCGAAACGCACGGCGCGCTCCAACAGCCATTGCAGCATGCGCAGCCGCCCGACGTCACCGGCTTCGGGGAGAATGTGCTCAATCACTTTTTCACCGCGCATCAACGTGATGGTGTCCGCCGGGTGGGGCGCGGTGAGGATGCGAAACAGTTCGCCCCGCACCCGTTCGCCGGACAGTTCAGGCAGGCGGTGGGCCAACTTGCGGCACGCGCGGAGCGCCTTGCCGTTGATGGGCGGCTTGCCGTATTCGGCGTTGAAGCGAAAAAACCTGAGCAGGCGCAAAACGTCTTCTTCGATGCGCTGCTCAGGCTCGCCCACAAATTGCACCTGACCTTTGCCTAAATCGTCCAAACCGTCGTAGGGGTCGTAGACGTTGCCGTCTTCATCACACGACATGGCATTGATGGTGAAGTCGCGGCGCGCGGCGTCTTGGGTCCAATCGTCGGTAAACGCGACCCGCGCTTTGCGCCCGAAGTTTTCGACATCAACACGCAAGGTCGTAATTTCGAAATGATGATTGCCGATGACGGCGGTCACGGTACCGTGCTGGATGCCCGTGGGGATAACGTGAATGCCATCTGCTTCCAATAAGGCTTGAACGTTTTCGGGCTCCAAAGGGGTGGCGATGTCGATGTCTTTTGCGGCGCGCCTCAACACGGCGTCACGCACGCACCCGCCAATGAAGCGCGCCTCAGCGCCCGCTTTGTGAAACGCGTTCATGACGGCCTGTGTTTCGGGCCAGCGCATCCATGGCTGGGGAGCGATCAGTCCTGTGGGTTCCAAGGGGCCGGTCCTGATCTAGTTTTGGGGTTTGGCTTTGTCGGCGGGGACAAACTGTCCGGGGACAATGGTGTCGCCTTCCATGTGTGGAGGCTGATACACGCTGTCTTCGGGGTTCTTCGGACTGAAAAAGACCGAGATCAGCAAGCTCACGACCAAAAGTCCCACCCCTGCCAAGATCAGGCGGAACCAAGGTGTTTTGATGTCGTAGTCTTCGGGCTCGGTGTGGTCGCCCTCAGTGCCTTCGGCTTTGGCCTTGGCGCGGTTGTCGCGGACTTTTTTCGTGACCCAGGCGGTCCAGATCAAATACATGATCGTCGGCAGGGCCAGCGGCAATACATATGTCAAAACGATGCGTAACATCTTTTTTCCTTCGGGCCCCGTTTATGCCGGGGCCTCACTGGGTTGAGTGTGCACCAAGGTTTGGTAGAGGTCCATAATCATCCCTGCCGTGGCGCCCCAGATAAAATAGTCGCGATAGGGCATGGCGTAAAAATAGCGTTTCCCGCCTTCAAACTCACGTTCATGGCGGTGGTGGTTGGCGGGGTCCAATAAAAAGGTCAACGGCACTTCGAAGACTTCGGCCACTTCGTGGGGGTCCGGGGTCAGGTCAAACGTCGGGCGGATCATGGCAACCACGGGCACGACTTCGAAGCCCGTGCGTGTGACGTAGGTGTCCAGGCGTCCGACGATGTCGATGTGCTCGGCAGTGATGCCGACTTCTTCTTCGGTTTCGCGCAAAGCGGTGGCGATGGCGTCAACGTCGCCGGGGTCGACATGACCGCCGGGGAAACTCACTTGACCGGGGTGATGCTCCAGATGGTCCGTGCGCCGGGTCAATAGCAACGTCACGCCTTCGTCGCGTTCAACCAGACCGACCAAGACGGCGGCCGGTTTTAAGGGCTTGTCGGGACGGTAGTCGGGGTTGAGATCGTGATCGCCGCGTTCAGGTGAACGTTCGGACGTGGATAACCGTTCAACGATCCAGTTGCGATCGATATTTATCGCCAAGGGCAGGGCTCCATATATGTTACGCGTCAGTTTCGCGCATGGACCCCAGTGGAAAAAAAGAGCCGGAACTCCACACGCCGAAAATCAGTTCGTCATCTAAATCCATTTCCACGCCGTGTTCGACCAGTTCGTAATAAACGGACCGTTCAAGGCGGGCCTCAATGTTGCCGGGCAAAACCACGTATGGGGTCATTTCCCCCGTGAGCGGCGACGGCTTCATTAAGATCGGACTATTTTCGGACACTGTGACCATTTTGTCCACGTTGGTGCAAAAGCTGATGGTTGTTTCTTCGCCTGCGCCGCTGGTGAACATCTCGGTGATGACGAACGGGCTGTCTTCGACTTCAATGCAGCCCATTTCGGTGGGCGTCACCAGCCAGTATGACCCGTCGTCGGCGCGCAAAAGTGTGGATGCGAACAGGCACACCATTTCTTTGCGGTTGATTGCGGTACCGTTGTAAAACCAAGCCCCGGACCGGTCGATGTGGATGTCCAATTCGCCACAGTAGTTGCGTCCTTCCAAAGGAACCGGAAGGTCCAGTGGCGGTTCGCTGATTTGTGCGGTTGTCGGAAATTCACCTGTGTTGAGTGCGCTTCTACCCATAAGCTTTCGTCGCCCC
This region of Magnetovibrio sp. PR-2 genomic DNA includes:
- the mtnA gene encoding S-methyl-5-thioribose-1-phosphate isomerase; amino-acid sequence: MKVNGKPMRTIWVSSDGQAVDIIDQTKLPFEFETVRLETVQEAAHAIFDMLVRGAPLIGATAAYGYALGLKADPSDANMDKVYKTLYEARPTAVNLRWAIDEQKSVVAGLAPEERFAAAWQRAHEISDEDVEICAAIGENGKTLIEEAWIKADKSRPVNILTHCNAGWLATVDWGTAIAPIYKAHEAGIPVHVWVDETRPRNQGASLTAWELNQHGIPHTVIVDNAGGHLMQHGKVDLCIVGTDRTTFTGDVCNKIGTYLKALAAYDNGVPFYVALPGPTIDWTIQNGFDIPIEERDDAEVTQMNGKDMNGNVVNVRIVSEGSKGGNPAFDVTPRRLVTKLITEQGVCDASEDGLRNLYPNALGV
- a CDS encoding class II aldolase/adducin family protein, which produces MQFVDLRQKVIKTALALNSTGLSAGASGNVSVRVPDKDGGGFLVTPSGVKYHKLRPEDIVYMDFEGNVVEGDYVPSSEWRFHMDIYNGRNYAKAIVHAHPPYCTALACLNKEIPSFHYMVAVAGGKSIRCCRYEPFGTPELSEAVLEALDGRRACLMSHHGMIAYGDNLEKALSLAVEVEVLAQQYQLVLSMGEPELLSDDDMERVMHQFWTYGDNAQKIENEKRRKPRKKWSANISYPKRSTFYRRPDEKDGL
- a CDS encoding cytochrome c1, translated to MRKLFIAATVGLALGLSATSATAAGGAVKPVDIDWSWEGMFGTFDREDVKKGGQIFFEVCNGCHSMDMVAYRNLVDIGWTEDEAKELAAEYEVTDGPDDEGEMFERPARLSDRIVAPYPNDKAAAAANGAVPPDLSVMTKARKGGPDYLYSLLVGYKDEAPEGVSIPEGLNYNEYFPGHAIAMAQPLYGESVEFPDGTEVSLEEEAKLITTFLAWAAEPELEERKALGLKVLLYLIILTAMLYALKHRIWSRVCLDEYTHGPYESQYQADLDKQKKL
- a CDS encoding cytochrome b, translated to MSSSQYSNRLVQWIDDRLPIFSYADHNVISYPTPKNLNYWWNFGSLAGIVLVIMLATGIFLAMHYQPHVDVAFASVERIVRDVNYGWLLRYLHMNGASMFFIVVYIHMFRGMYYGSYKAPREILWMVGVVIYLLMMATAFMGYVLPWGQMSFWGATVITNLFSAFPVVGDYIVTWIWGGFSVDLPTINRFFVFHYLLPMVLVMVVVVHLWALHVHKSNNPLGIDIKTPQDMMPFHPYYTIKDLFGLGIFLIFYMFFVFYAPNFFGEPDNYIPANPMVTPPHIVPEWYFLPFYAILRAVESKLGGVLLMFAGVLILFVLPWLDTSKVRSGKFRPVFKQLYWIFFLDCIFLGYIGFHSPTDLLLGMEMLIWGQIATAYYFAHFLIILPLLGKLEKTKPLPSSIYEEVAKNCRAKED
- the petA gene encoding ubiquinol-cytochrome c reductase iron-sulfur subunit, which translates into the protein MTDNPTNTPEVDGPRRDFLLLSTTALGAAGVATAAWPFIHSINPAKDTLALASTEVDLSSIEVGQSITVMWRGKPVFVRHRTAAEIEAASAVAVDDLRDPQTDADRVQKPEWLITVGVCTHLGCIPSGQKTGDDRGEFGGWYCPCHGSHYDTSGRIRKGPAPLNLPVPQYVFTDELMIKIG
- a CDS encoding tRNA (cytidine(34)-2'-O)-methyltransferase, with product MNLAQFQPDIPQNTGTLLRMCACLDIHADIIEPCGFVFSSKHLRRSGMDYLDLAEVTRHTSWTEFRQQRQLDEGRRVVLLTTKADELYTGFRFQPDDVLLLGSESTGAPAYVHDVVDARITIAMADNTRSLNIAVAAAMVVGEALRQTREL
- a CDS encoding CCA tRNA nucleotidyltransferase, which produces MEPTGLIAPQPWMRWPETQAVMNAFHKAGAEARFIGGCVRDAVLRRAAKDIDIATPLEPENVQALLEADGIHVIPTGIQHGTVTAVIGNHHFEITTLRVDVENFGRKARVAFTDDWTQDAARRDFTINAMSCDEDGNVYDPYDGLDDLGKGQVQFVGEPEQRIEEDVLRLLRFFRFNAEYGKPPINGKALRACRKLAHRLPELSGERVRGELFRILTAPHPADTITLMRGEKVIEHILPEAGDVGRLRMLQWLLERAVRFDGVEIDPVRRLAALLDPGLSPAEVEAVAVRLKFSNREKKHLLAMTAPGPTIFETMSESQLRQAHMDVGSDSVVDRGLLAWAAELALVSHLPRDRTERWRSLIETAITTQIPPFPLRGQDVIDLGGLHGPEIGQALNTVKDWWRSQDFRPNREDCLDRLNHVLRT
- a CDS encoding CoA pyrophosphatase, whose amino-acid sequence is MAINIDRNWIVERLSTSERSPERGDHDLNPDYRPDKPLKPAAVLVGLVERDEGVTLLLTRRTDHLEHHPGQVSFPGGHVDPGDVDAIATALRETEEEVGITAEHIDIVGRLDTYVTRTGFEVVPVVAMIRPTFDLTPDPHEVAEVFEVPLTFLLDPANHHRHEREFEGGKRYFYAMPYRDYFIWGATAGMIMDLYQTLVHTQPSEAPA
- a CDS encoding DUF1285 domain-containing protein, which gives rise to MGRSALNTGEFPTTAQISEPPLDLPVPLEGRNYCGELDIHIDRSGAWFYNGTAINRKEMVCLFASTLLRADDGSYWLVTPTEMGCIEVEDSPFVITEMFTSGAGEETTISFCTNVDKMVTVSENSPILMKPSPLTGEMTPYVVLPGNIEARLERSVYYELVEHGVEMDLDDELIFGVWSSGSFFPLGSMRETDA